From Acidobacteriota bacterium, a single genomic window includes:
- a CDS encoding LD-carboxypeptidase, whose translation MILKPRALRPGDRVALVAPASPFDRAEFERGVAELRALGFDPVYDDRVFQRRAYLAGEPALRAAAFLDAWQDDRIAALIAVRGGYGSVHLLPLLPPEVIRAHPKLFVGYSDTTALLTFLTQRCGIVAIHGPMIEGRFASGVEGYDRESFLACVSRPEPMGEVAASLHPVRDGEAAGPLTGGTLTQIVASLGTPYAFDPPEGCVLFLEDVAERPYRIDRMVTQLKLAGILDRARAVIWGEMVRCHEPSGAPAALDVVCELFERFAGPVVFGLPSGHSTGPCLTLPFGVRARVTAGPRTTVAIEDAAVTA comes from the coding sequence GTGATCCTCAAGCCCCGCGCGTTGCGGCCGGGAGACCGGGTGGCGCTGGTCGCGCCCGCGAGCCCCTTCGACCGCGCCGAATTCGAGCGGGGCGTCGCGGAACTCCGCGCGCTCGGCTTCGATCCCGTGTACGACGATCGCGTGTTCCAGCGGCGCGCCTACCTTGCCGGCGAGCCCGCGCTGCGCGCCGCCGCCTTCCTCGACGCGTGGCAGGACGACCGCATCGCCGCCCTCATCGCCGTGCGCGGCGGCTACGGCAGCGTCCACCTGCTGCCGCTGCTGCCGCCGGAGGTCATTCGCGCCCATCCCAAACTGTTTGTCGGCTACAGCGACACCACGGCGCTGCTGACGTTTCTCACGCAGAGATGCGGCATCGTCGCGATTCACGGCCCGATGATCGAAGGGCGGTTCGCCAGCGGCGTCGAGGGGTACGACCGCGAGTCGTTCCTGGCCTGCGTCTCGCGTCCCGAGCCGATGGGCGAAGTGGCAGCCTCGCTGCACCCGGTTCGCGACGGGGAAGCGGCCGGGCCGCTGACGGGCGGGACGTTGACGCAGATCGTCGCGTCGCTCGGGACGCCGTATGCGTTCGATCCGCCGGAAGGCTGCGTGTTGTTTCTTGAAGATGTCGCCGAGCGTCCGTACCGCATCGACCGCATGGTGACGCAGTTGAAGCTCGCCGGAATCCTCGACCGCGCCCGCGCCGTGATCTGGGGGGAGATGGTGCGGTGCCACGAGCCGTCAGGCGCGCCGGCAGCGCTCGACGTCGTCTGCGAGCTGTTCGAGCGTTTCGCCGGCCCCGTCGTCTTCGGGCTGCCATCGGGACATTCGACCGGCCCGTGCCTGACGCTGCCATTCGGCGTGCGGGCGCGGGTGACCGCCGGCCCGCGCACGACGGTGGCGATCGAAGACGCGGCGGTCACCGCGTGA
- the murA gene encoding UDP-N-acetylglucosamine 1-carboxyvinyltransferase, with the protein MNSSHQPVASLRIVGGRELSGRITVEGNKNAALPLMAACLLTGEECVLENVPRIRDVEVLARLLEGLGAQVAGLGTPTLRIRCERVATASPAPDLVGKLRGSVLLLGPLLARRGFAHLSQPGGDFPARRTLTTHLQALVALGATQRDEPGTVLEVPNGLAGASMYLDEASVTGTETALLAAAAAKGRTVIRHAASEPHVVELCEFLARMGAHVSGAGTSTIVVEGGRLRGATHRLRGDYIEAGSWSVVAAITGGAVEVHGVSAEDMEPIVAVLRAMGLPCRLEENWFATERAPRLVAVKRITTGLWPGFPSDMVSLVTVLATQAEGRTLVHDWMYELRLFALEQLSAMRADLFLCDPHRMIVTGPTRLRGRALDSRDIRSGMALIAAALAADGESTLAPLETVERGYARLVERLKALGAQVEEIRA; encoded by the coding sequence ATGAACTCATCACACCAGCCCGTCGCGTCGCTCCGAATCGTGGGTGGCCGGGAGCTGTCCGGCCGTATCACGGTTGAAGGCAACAAGAACGCCGCGCTGCCGCTGATGGCGGCGTGTCTGCTCACCGGCGAGGAATGCGTGCTCGAGAACGTCCCGCGCATCCGGGATGTCGAGGTGCTCGCGCGACTCCTCGAAGGGCTCGGCGCACAGGTGGCCGGGCTCGGCACGCCAACGCTTCGCATCCGCTGCGAGCGGGTCGCGACCGCCAGCCCCGCGCCCGACCTCGTGGGCAAGCTGCGAGGCTCAGTGTTGCTCCTGGGCCCGCTGCTCGCGCGCCGCGGGTTCGCGCATCTTTCACAACCGGGCGGCGACTTTCCCGCGCGGCGTACGCTGACGACCCATCTGCAGGCCCTCGTCGCGCTCGGCGCGACGCAGCGGGACGAGCCCGGCACCGTCCTCGAGGTCCCGAACGGCCTCGCCGGCGCTTCGATGTACCTGGACGAGGCCTCGGTGACCGGTACGGAAACCGCGCTGCTGGCGGCGGCCGCTGCCAAGGGACGGACCGTCATCCGCCACGCCGCCTCCGAGCCGCACGTCGTCGAGCTCTGCGAGTTCCTGGCGCGGATGGGGGCGCACGTGTCGGGCGCCGGCACGTCCACCATTGTGGTCGAGGGGGGCCGCCTCCGCGGCGCGACGCACCGCCTGCGCGGCGACTACATCGAGGCCGGAAGCTGGAGCGTCGTGGCGGCGATTACCGGCGGCGCGGTGGAAGTGCACGGCGTCAGCGCGGAGGACATGGAGCCGATCGTCGCCGTGCTGCGCGCAATGGGCCTGCCTTGCCGGCTCGAGGAGAACTGGTTCGCGACCGAGCGGGCGCCGCGGCTGGTGGCAGTCAAGCGGATCACCACCGGGCTGTGGCCTGGCTTCCCGAGCGACATGGTGAGCCTCGTGACCGTGCTCGCAACGCAGGCGGAGGGGCGGACCCTCGTGCACGACTGGATGTACGAGCTGCGTTTGTTCGCGCTGGAGCAGCTCAGCGCGATGCGCGCCGACTTGTTCCTGTGCGATCCGCATCGGATGATCGTGACCGGGCCCACCAGGCTGCGCGGGCGCGCGCTCGACAGCCGCGACATCCGTTCGGGCATGGCGCTCATCGCCGCCGCGCTCGCCGCTGACGGGGAGAGCACGCTCGCGCCGCTCGAGACGGTGGAGCGGGGTTACGCGCGGCTGGTGGAGCGCCTGAAGGCGCTGGGCGCGCAGGTCGAGGAGATACGCGCGTAG
- the murB gene encoding UDP-N-acetylmuramate dehydrogenase — MSDAVAESIASIVGADRVARQAPLAPMTTFKVGGPADWLVETRSPGELRDVLALARREGLPVTVIGGGSNLLVADRGIRGIVIRPRGGEVHCVADNRIRADAALTINGLVRWTISHSLAGLELWAGTPGTVGGAVYGNAHFRGRLMGDLVLRTAVISIDGRLAELDRAEMEFAYDRSRLQRTREILIWAEFAVSPGGPAALRETARQSLAYRKRTQPLDLPSAGCIFQNPDPAVDRVPDGIPHSAGALIDRAGLKGRRVGGAQVSDTHGNFIVNDHHATAAEIRRLVEECKDGVRRAFGVELREEIVSLGEF, encoded by the coding sequence ATGAGCGACGCCGTCGCGGAATCGATCGCGTCGATCGTGGGGGCGGATCGCGTGGCCCGCCAGGCCCCGCTCGCGCCCATGACGACCTTCAAAGTGGGCGGGCCGGCGGACTGGCTCGTCGAAACACGCAGCCCCGGCGAATTGCGCGACGTTCTCGCGCTCGCGCGTCGCGAGGGGCTGCCGGTGACGGTCATCGGCGGCGGCTCGAACCTCCTGGTCGCCGACCGCGGGATCCGCGGGATTGTCATCCGGCCGCGTGGAGGCGAGGTCCACTGCGTCGCCGACAACCGGATCCGCGCCGACGCGGCGCTCACGATCAACGGCCTGGTGCGGTGGACGATCTCGCATTCGCTCGCCGGGCTCGAGTTGTGGGCCGGTACGCCGGGCACCGTCGGCGGCGCTGTTTATGGGAACGCGCACTTCAGAGGGCGGTTGATGGGGGATCTCGTGCTGCGCACGGCGGTGATCTCCATCGACGGCCGGCTGGCGGAGCTCGACAGGGCGGAGATGGAGTTCGCGTACGACAGGAGCCGGCTGCAGCGCACGCGCGAGATCCTGATCTGGGCGGAGTTCGCCGTGTCGCCCGGCGGCCCCGCCGCGCTGCGCGAGACCGCGCGGCAGTCGCTGGCATACCGGAAACGCACGCAGCCGCTGGATCTTCCGAGCGCGGGCTGCATCTTCCAGAATCCCGATCCTGCCGTCGACCGCGTGCCGGACGGCATCCCGCACTCGGCGGGCGCGCTCATCGACCGCGCCGGCCTCAAAGGGCGCCGCGTGGGTGGCGCGCAGGTATCGGACACCCACGGCAATTTCATCGTCAACGACCATCACGCGACGGCCGCTGAGATCAGGCGGCTTGTGGAAGAATGCAAGGACGGCGTGCGCCGCGCGTTCGGCGTGGAGCTCAGGGAAGAGATCGTGTCTCTCGGCGAGTTTTGA
- the pxpB gene encoding 5-oxoprolinase subunit PxpB, with protein MMDARGTPVLPVGDSALLLRIGNEIDPDLNERALHIARELAAASLRGLRDIVVGYASVTVYFDPLAVEPAGVAEALRSHAARPLPRRATPQRQVKIPAAYGGAAGPDLADVAAFARCSEDDVIALHLSREYRVFMVGFLPGFPYMGIVDERIAMPRRDTPRLAVPAGSIGVAGQQTGIYPVQSPGGWRLIGRTDEAMFDLDRSSPSLLRAGDLVRFVRA; from the coding sequence ATGATGGACGCTCGCGGCACACCCGTCCTGCCCGTCGGCGACTCCGCGCTGCTGCTGCGAATCGGAAACGAGATCGATCCCGACCTCAACGAGCGCGCGCTCCACATCGCGCGGGAACTGGCCGCCGCCAGCCTGCGTGGCCTGCGCGACATCGTTGTCGGCTACGCGTCGGTCACGGTGTACTTCGATCCGCTCGCCGTCGAGCCCGCCGGCGTGGCGGAGGCGCTTCGCAGCCACGCCGCCCGGCCGCTGCCGCGTCGCGCCACTCCGCAGCGACAGGTGAAGATTCCGGCGGCCTACGGCGGCGCCGCCGGGCCGGATCTTGCCGACGTGGCCGCGTTCGCCCGGTGCTCGGAAGATGACGTGATCGCTCTCCACCTGTCGCGCGAGTACCGCGTGTTCATGGTCGGCTTCCTGCCGGGATTTCCCTACATGGGGATCGTTGATGAACGCATTGCGATGCCGCGGCGCGATACGCCACGGCTCGCGGTGCCGGCCGGCTCGATCGGCGTCGCAGGGCAGCAGACCGGCATCTATCCCGTGCAGAGTCCGGGCGGCTGGCGGCTGATCGGGCGGACCGACGAGGCGATGTTCGACCTGGACCGCTCCTCACCCTCGCTCCTCCGGGCCGGCGATCTCGTCAGGTTCGTGCGCGCATGA
- the nagZ gene encoding beta-N-acetylhexosaminidase, with translation MSLRDLRRHVGQLAILGFGGHEIPAGLRAIARDFDLGGVIFFARNVAEPAQVREMSREARALQRELPLWISVDQEGGRVARLKDPFTVWPPMITLGRAPGAHGEQLARRFARALAAELKAVGINLDYAPVLDIHTNPTNPVIGDRALGERAGQVASLGRVIIETLQDEGLAACGKHFPGHGDTSTDSHHELPVVEHPPERLREVELVPFRAAIEARVASIMTAHVLIPALDEERPATLSRAVVDGMLKKELGYDGLVISDDLEMKAISARYSPGEAAAAAIAAGCDAFLVCGPDPERHVQAIEGIIRAVETERLPLARVEDALARQRRVKERFLARTVAPGDDARLGDVLGRGEHRAIAEEMARFA, from the coding sequence ATGTCATTGCGCGACCTTCGCCGACACGTGGGGCAGCTGGCCATCCTGGGCTTCGGCGGACACGAGATCCCCGCCGGCCTGAGGGCCATCGCGCGCGACTTCGACCTGGGCGGCGTCATCTTCTTCGCGCGCAACGTCGCGGAGCCCGCCCAGGTGCGGGAGATGTCGCGCGAGGCGCGCGCGTTGCAACGGGAACTGCCGCTCTGGATCAGCGTGGACCAGGAAGGGGGGCGCGTGGCGCGGTTGAAGGACCCGTTCACGGTGTGGCCCCCGATGATCACGCTGGGGCGCGCCCCCGGGGCGCACGGCGAACAGCTCGCGCGGCGGTTCGCGCGGGCGCTGGCCGCCGAGCTCAAGGCGGTCGGCATCAACCTGGATTACGCCCCGGTGCTCGACATCCACACGAACCCCACCAACCCGGTGATCGGCGACCGCGCGCTCGGCGAGCGCGCCGGGCAGGTTGCCTCGCTCGGGCGAGTCATTATCGAGACGCTGCAGGACGAGGGGCTCGCGGCGTGCGGCAAGCACTTCCCGGGCCACGGCGATACCAGCACCGACTCGCACCACGAGTTGCCCGTCGTCGAGCACCCGCCGGAGCGGCTGCGCGAGGTCGAGCTGGTGCCCTTCCGCGCGGCGATCGAGGCGCGCGTGGCGTCGATCATGACCGCGCACGTCCTGATTCCGGCCCTCGACGAGGAGCGCCCCGCGACGCTGTCGCGGGCCGTCGTCGACGGGATGCTGAAGAAGGAACTGGGCTACGACGGCCTTGTCATCAGCGACGACCTCGAGATGAAGGCGATCAGCGCGCGCTACTCGCCGGGCGAGGCGGCCGCGGCGGCCATTGCGGCCGGCTGCGACGCGTTCCTCGTCTGCGGGCCGGACCCGGAAAGGCACGTGCAGGCAATCGAGGGGATCATCCGCGCCGTCGAGACGGAGCGCCTCCCGCTGGCGCGTGTCGAGGACGCGCTTGCGCGCCAGCGACGGGTGAAAGAACGGTTCCTGGCCCGAACGGTCGCGCCGGGCGACGACGCGCGGCTCGGGGACGTGCTCGGCCGCGGCGAGCACCGGGCGATCGCCGAAGAGATGGCGCGGTTCGCGTGA
- a CDS encoding biotin-dependent carboxyltransferase family protein: MSLTVVRAGLLTTIQDGGRWGMQEQGVPVSGAMDPFAMRLANLLVGNRAEEAALEVTLLGPELRFDGDADLVVGGADLSAVIEAGGGAIGIRRWIPVRVPAGASLRFGERRSGARAYVAIRGGLDVPAVLGSRAASVQARLPGLAGRALRAGDVLPIANRAIREPRRSPRHGLEDVAIDSIPAAARFIWGPDANLFPADEVARFLRATYRVSTASNRMGYRLDGPVLHAEGSGRLLSEATPIGSLQVPPSGEPILLMADRQTSGGYARIGTVISADIRIAGQLAPGDAIRFMPCELDEAIRALREQESALADLGASR; the protein is encoded by the coding sequence ATGAGCCTCACCGTCGTGCGCGCCGGCCTGCTGACCACGATCCAGGACGGTGGACGATGGGGGATGCAGGAGCAGGGGGTGCCGGTTTCGGGCGCCATGGATCCGTTCGCGATGCGTCTGGCAAACCTGCTCGTGGGAAATCGCGCGGAGGAAGCCGCGCTGGAGGTGACACTCCTCGGGCCGGAGCTGCGGTTCGATGGCGACGCGGATCTCGTGGTGGGCGGTGCGGATCTGTCGGCCGTCATTGAAGCGGGAGGCGGCGCGATCGGCATCCGTCGCTGGATTCCCGTGCGCGTGCCCGCGGGGGCGTCGCTGCGCTTCGGCGAGCGCCGTTCGGGCGCGCGCGCCTACGTCGCCATTCGCGGCGGCCTCGACGTGCCGGCCGTCCTGGGCAGTCGCGCGGCGTCCGTGCAGGCGCGGTTGCCCGGGCTCGCCGGACGCGCGCTCCGCGCCGGGGACGTGCTGCCCATCGCGAATCGCGCCATCAGGGAGCCACGGCGTTCGCCCCGTCACGGGCTCGAGGACGTCGCGATCGATTCGATTCCCGCTGCCGCTCGATTTATCTGGGGTCCCGACGCGAACCTGTTTCCGGCGGACGAAGTGGCCCGATTTCTCCGCGCGACCTACCGGGTCTCCACTGCATCGAACCGCATGGGGTATCGGCTCGATGGACCCGTTCTGCACGCCGAGGGAAGCGGCCGGCTTCTGTCCGAGGCCACACCGATCGGCAGCCTCCAGGTGCCTCCGTCCGGCGAGCCCATTCTGCTGATGGCAGACCGGCAGACGAGCGGCGGCTACGCGCGGATCGGCACGGTGATCTCCGCCGACATCCGGATCGCGGGGCAGCTCGCGCCCGGCGACGCGATCCGCTTCATGCCCTGCGAGCTGGACGAGGCGATCCGCGCGCTGCGCGAGCAGGAGAGCGCTCTCGCGGACCTCGGAGCCTCGAGATGA
- a CDS encoding GHMP kinase: MRIVSSAPTRIDLAGGTMDIWPLYLFHESAQTLNAAISLRAHCTLTPEPGGRIVIESADTGRTVEVEHWSELRGNHELKLLGRLLHFFRAEGLRVHTVCESPVGAGIAGSSALNVAVCGALAAWSDADIAPEDLLQIAMNIEAQAIDVPTGAQDYRPAYYGGISAVELGERGVRRVPLAVNPADLEAHVVLAYTGASRNSGINNWEVFKRHIEGDRDIFDRFEQIRDIAVAMRAALERGQWSEVGRQIAEEWENRKRLAPGVSTPEIDRMMAAARVAGAIGTKICGAGGGGCLVACADPSRTSAVREALGGHGARLLEYRVETQGLQVERTEPVAAGE, encoded by the coding sequence GTGCGCATCGTTTCCTCCGCTCCCACCCGCATTGATCTCGCCGGCGGCACGATGGACATCTGGCCGCTGTACCTGTTCCACGAGAGCGCGCAGACGCTGAACGCCGCGATCAGCCTTCGGGCTCACTGCACCCTGACGCCCGAGCCTGGCGGACGCATCGTGATCGAGTCGGCCGACACCGGGCGCACGGTCGAAGTGGAGCATTGGTCGGAGCTGCGTGGGAACCACGAGCTGAAGCTGCTCGGCCGGCTCCTCCATTTCTTCCGCGCCGAAGGACTGCGCGTGCACACCGTGTGCGAGTCGCCGGTCGGCGCCGGAATCGCCGGGTCGTCGGCGCTGAACGTGGCGGTGTGCGGCGCGCTCGCGGCCTGGTCGGATGCCGACATCGCTCCCGAAGACCTCCTCCAGATCGCCATGAACATCGAGGCGCAGGCGATCGACGTCCCGACGGGCGCGCAGGACTACAGGCCTGCGTACTATGGGGGCATCTCGGCCGTGGAGCTCGGCGAGCGCGGCGTGCGGCGCGTGCCGCTCGCCGTCAATCCCGCCGACCTCGAGGCGCACGTCGTCCTCGCCTACACCGGGGCGTCGCGCAATTCGGGGATTAATAACTGGGAGGTCTTCAAGCGGCACATCGAGGGGGATCGCGACATCTTCGACCGGTTCGAGCAGATTCGTGACATTGCAGTGGCGATGCGCGCCGCGCTCGAGCGCGGTCAGTGGAGTGAGGTCGGCCGGCAGATCGCCGAGGAGTGGGAGAACCGCAAGCGCCTCGCCCCGGGGGTGAGCACGCCGGAGATCGATCGCATGATGGCGGCGGCGCGCGTGGCGGGCGCGATCGGCACAAAGATCTGCGGCGCCGGTGGTGGCGGCTGTCTCGTGGCGTGTGCCGACCCGTCGCGGACATCGGCCGTGCGCGAGGCGCTCGGCGGCCACGGCGCGAGGCTGCTCGAGTACCGGGTCGAGACGCAGGGGCTGCAGGTCGAGCGCACCGAGCCGGTCGCCGCCGGAGAATAA
- the mpl gene encoding UDP-N-acetylmuramate:L-alanyl-gamma-D-glutamyl-meso-diaminopimelate ligase: MSGCRVHLIGVCGTAMGTLAAMLRQKGFDVRGSDQNVYPPMSDFLEAQGITLLQGYDPKHIGSDLDLVVIGNAISRGNPELEEVLDRKIRYCSLPEAIRDHFLWGARSIVVAGTHGKTTTTSLAGWVLTHAGADPSVLIGGIAENFDSSYRLGGGRDFVIEGDEYDSAFFDKTAKFLKYLPDIAVVNNIEYDHADIYPDLESIRLAFRRFVTLVPRKGLLLLGADDREALALRVTAKCRVETFGFAGGADWQAHDVKAHPGGMRFAVRRGGSPFGLFEVPLLGEHNVRNALAAVAVGHATGLGATALIEGLKAFKGVRRRLQLRGIARDVAVYDDFAHHPTAIAETLAGVRSAFPDRRIWAIFEPRSATSCRRIFQKDFATAFDAAGETVIAAVFRSTLPEAERLSGDELVLEMQRAGRKARHIHSVDQIVSTVSAEARPGDLVIIMSNGGFDNIHQRLLASLGP; encoded by the coding sequence GTGAGCGGCTGCCGCGTGCACCTGATCGGCGTCTGCGGCACCGCGATGGGCACCCTCGCCGCGATGCTGCGGCAAAAGGGGTTCGACGTCCGCGGCTCCGATCAGAACGTGTACCCGCCGATGAGCGACTTCCTGGAGGCGCAGGGCATCACGCTGCTCCAGGGCTACGACCCGAAGCACATCGGCTCGGACCTCGACCTGGTGGTGATCGGCAACGCGATCTCGCGCGGGAACCCCGAGCTGGAGGAGGTGCTGGATCGCAAGATCCGGTACTGTTCGCTCCCGGAAGCGATTCGCGATCACTTTCTCTGGGGCGCGCGGTCGATCGTCGTCGCCGGCACGCACGGAAAGACCACGACGACCTCTCTTGCGGGCTGGGTCCTGACCCACGCCGGCGCCGATCCGAGCGTGCTCATCGGCGGCATCGCGGAGAACTTCGACTCGAGCTACCGCCTTGGCGGGGGGCGCGACTTCGTGATCGAAGGCGACGAGTACGACAGCGCGTTCTTCGACAAGACGGCGAAGTTCCTGAAGTACCTGCCGGACATCGCCGTCGTGAACAACATCGAGTACGACCACGCCGATATCTATCCCGACCTCGAGTCGATCCGGCTCGCGTTCCGGCGCTTCGTCACGCTCGTGCCACGAAAGGGGCTGCTGTTGCTCGGCGCGGACGATCGCGAGGCCCTGGCGCTGCGAGTCACCGCAAAATGCCGCGTCGAAACGTTCGGCTTCGCGGGCGGCGCGGACTGGCAGGCGCACGACGTGAAGGCGCACCCGGGCGGCATGCGGTTCGCCGTGCGGCGCGGCGGCTCGCCATTCGGGCTCTTCGAGGTGCCGCTGCTCGGCGAGCACAACGTGCGAAACGCCCTGGCGGCCGTGGCGGTCGGTCACGCGACCGGGCTGGGCGCCACCGCGTTGATCGAAGGGCTCAAAGCGTTCAAAGGCGTGCGCCGCCGGCTGCAGCTGCGCGGGATCGCACGTGACGTGGCCGTGTACGACGACTTCGCGCACCATCCGACCGCGATCGCGGAGACCCTGGCCGGTGTGCGCTCGGCCTTCCCGGACCGGCGCATCTGGGCGATTTTCGAGCCGCGTTCAGCCACCTCGTGCCGCCGAATCTTCCAGAAAGACTTCGCCACCGCCTTTGACGCCGCCGGCGAGACGGTGATCGCGGCCGTCTTCCGATCGACCCTGCCGGAGGCCGAGCGGCTGTCAGGGGACGAGCTCGTCCTGGAAATGCAGCGGGCCGGCCGCAAGGCACGCCACATTCACAGCGTGGATCAGATTGTCTCCACGGTGTCGGCCGAAGCGCGGCCTGGAGATCTCGTCATCATCATGTCGAATGGCGGGTTCGACAACATTCACCAGCGGCTCCTCGCCTCGCTCGGCCCATGA